The Solanum pennellii chromosome 11, SPENNV200 genome contains a region encoding:
- the LOC107004149 gene encoding uncharacterized protein LOC107004149, whose product MINILAISLVLSTLVTAGFLTPNKKEDVVLVVEFDHNQGTKVLISPQQAQIPNDNSYSNSKSGYVSDLKDKLYEKAEEASSVLPNIGQGIASPYVNQNSARDVVCDAYGKCKEKFTTVFGKTKDKVEEGVTEASEKVKEKAKDVIDRTKSKKDEMEQKMEQVKGEISEKAEEGKEDMKDIIVRGRDFFRDVFTYIFSLGNLRHVMRLMHLLGFSVAYGMCIWVTFISSYVLARVLPRQQFAVVQSKIYPVYFKAMAYCVGLAFIGHFLSQKRWFYTNLGEAVQGFNLLASISMLLVNSLYLEPRATKVMFERLKLEKEEGRGRHIFNVEPSGTMGVGSVLDPTKATATKPAEKSQEQSAPEVVKPQVVKLSQKLKKLNSYSSFLNVLTLMALTHHHVHLTQLLDAAT is encoded by the exons ATGATTAATATTTTGGCCATTTCTCTTGTATTATCCACACTTGTTACAGCTGGATTTCTCACCCCCAATAAAAAAGAAGATGTTGTTTTAGTCGTTGAATTTGATCACAATCAAGGTACCAAAGTTCTAATCTCACCACAACAAGCTCAAATTCCAAATGATAActcatattcaaattcaaaatcagGTTATGTTTCTGATTTGAAAgataaattatatgaaaaagcAGAGGAAGCATCCTCTGTTCTTCCAAATATCGGTCAAGGGATTGCGAGTCCTTACGTGAATCAAAATAGCGCTAGAGATGTTGTTTGTGATGCTTATGGAAAGTGTAAAGAAAAATTTACTACTGTTTTTGGTAAAACCAAAGATAAGGTTGAAGAAGGTGTTACAGAAGCTTCagagaaagtaaaagaaaaagcGAAGGATGTAATTGATAGAACGAAGAGCAAAAAGGATGAAATGGAACAAAAAATGGAGCAAGTGAAAGGAGAAATATCTGAGAAAGCAGAAGAAGGGAAAGAAGATATGAAAGATATTATCGTGCGAGGACGTGATTTCTTTCGTGATGTATTTACTTACATATTTTCGTTAGGTAATTTGCGTCATGTGATGCGTTTGATGCATTTATTGGGGTTTTCTGTGGCTTATGGGATGTGTATTTGGGTCACATTTATTTCGAGTTACGTGTTAGCTAGAGTATTGCCAAGGCAGCAATTTGCAGTGGTTCAAAGTAAGATTTACCCTGTTTATTTTAAGGCTATGGCTTATTGCGTTGGCCTCGCATTCATCGGTCATTTTCTAAGCCAAAAACGTTGGTTCTACACTAACTTGGGTGAAGCGGTTCAAGGTTTTAATCTTCTAGCTTCAATCTCCATGCTTTTGGTTaattctctatatttggagCCTCGAGCTACAAAg GTTATGTTTGAGAGATTGAAGTTGGAGAAGGAAGAAGGTAGAGGCAGACACATATTCAACGTCGAACCAAGCGGTACTATGGGAGTGGGGTCGGTACTGGATCCAACGAAGGCGACAGCAACTAAACCAGCAGAAAAATCTCAAGAGCAGTCTGCGCCAGAGGTAGTGAAGCCCCAAGTGGTAAAATTGAGTCAGAAACTTAAGAAGTTGAACTCATATTCATCTTTTCTTAATGTGCTCACACTTATGGCACTTACACACCATCATGTTCACCTTACTCAGCTACTCGATGCCGCCACCTAA
- the LOC107004783 gene encoding transmembrane 9 superfamily member 1-like has product MLSTARSLVIFVIFSLFLAYPSLAKYQADEPVTLWVNKVGPYNNPQETYNYYSLPFCHPGDGGHKWGGLGEVLGGNELIDSRIDIKFKRDVEKSTICELVLDAAKVAQFKDAIESSYWFEFFMDDLPLWGFVGEVLPDRNRDNKHVLYTHKNFLIQYNKDQIIHVNLTQENPKPLEEGRLLGMTYSVKWVPTNITYERRFDVYLDYPFFEHQIHWFSVFNSFMMVIFLTGLVSMILMRTLRNDYAKYAREDDDLESLERDVNEESGWKLVHGDVFRPPQNLALLSAVVGTGAQLTTLVLLVIIFAIIGMLYIGRGAITTTFIVCYALTSFIAGYVSGGLYSRNGGKKWIKSMILTASLFPFMCFGIGFILNTIAIFYGSLAAIPFGTMVVVFVIWAFISFPLALLGTVVGRNWSGTPNNPCRVKTIPRPIPEKKWYLTPSVISLMGGLLPFGSIFIEMYFVFTSFWNYKVYYVYGFMLLVFIILIIVTVCVTIVGTYFLLNAENYHWRWTSFFSAASTALYVYLYAIYYYHVKTKMSGFFQTSFYFGYTMMFCLGLGILCGAVGYLGSNLFVRRIYRNIKCD; this is encoded by the exons ATGCTCTCTACTGCTCGATCTCTCGTCATTTTCGTTATCTTCTCTCTATTCCTTGCATACCCATCTCTTGCAAAG TATCAAGCGGATGAACCTGTCACTCTTTGGGTAAATAAGGTTGGACCCTATAATAATCCACAAGAGACGTACAACTATTACAGCCTTCCGTTCTGTCATCCTGGTGATGGTGGTCACAAGTGGGGTGGCCTTGGCGAGGTTCTTGGTGGGAATGAACTTATTGATAGCCGAATTGACATAAAGTTCAAAA GAGATGTGGAGAAAAGCACAATCTGCGAACTTGTATTGGATGCAGCAAAAGTGGCACAATTTAAGGATGCTATCGAAAGTTCATATTGGTTTGAATTTTTCATGG ACGATTTGCCATTATGGG GTTTCGTGGGCGAAGTGCTTCCTGATAGAAACCGAGACAACAAGCATGTGCTCTACACACACAagaattttcttattcaatacAATAAAGACCAG ATCATTCATGTCAACCTAACTCAAGAGAACCCAAAGCCACTGGAGGAAGGAAGACTCTTAGGCATGACATACTCTGTAAAATGGGTTCCGACAAATATTACTTATGAACGGCGGTTTGATGTATACTTGGATTACCCCTTTTTTGAACATCAG ATCCACTGGTTCTCGGTGTTCAATTCGTTCATGATGGTTATTTTCCTCACTGGCTTAGTGTCTATGATTTTGATGCGCACTCTTCGTAATGATTATGCTAAATATGCTCGTGAAGATGATGATCTGGAGAGTCTg GAGAGGGATGTGAATGAAGAGTCTGGTTGGAAACTTGTCCATGGTGATGTTTTCCGACCTCCACAAAATTTGGCCCTTCTTTCAGCTGTTGTTGGCACTGGTGCTCAGCTTACAACACTTGTTCTCCTTGTGATCATATTTGCTATTATTGGAATGTTATACATAGG GAGAGGAGCTATTACTACAACCTTTATTGTATGTTATGCTCTTACATCCTTCATTGCCGGATATGTGAGTGGTGGCCTGTACTCTCGTAATGGTG GTAAAAAGTGGATAAAGTCAATGATACTAACGGCATCACTTTTCCCCTTTATGTGCTTTGGCATTGGGTTCATTCTAAACACGATTGCTATATTTTATGGATCTTTAGCTGCTATTCCCTTTGGCACAATGGTGGTGGTTTTTGTTATTTGGGCTTTTATTTCATTCCCTCTGGCACTTCTTGGTACTGTTGTAGGAAGAAACTGGAGTGGTACGCCAAACAATCCTTGTCGTGTTAAGACCATACCCCGCCCTATCCCTGAGAAGAAATGGTACCTCACACCATCTGTAATTTCTCTAATGGGAGGTCTTCTTCCCTTTGGGAGCATTTTTATTGAGATGTATTTTGTCTTCACTTCCTTCTGGAACTACAAG GTTTACTATGTCTATGGTTTTATGcttcttgtatttattattcTCATAATTGTCACCGTTTGTGTGACAATTGTGGGCACGTATTTCTTGCTGAATGCCGAGAACTACCATTGGCGATGGACTTCATTCTTTTCTGCTGCCTCAACAGCTCTTTATGTTTATCTTTACGCCATATATTACTATCACGTAAAGACTAAGATGTCCGGTTTCTTCCAGACCAGCTTTTACTTTGGCTACACTATGATGTTCTGCCTTGGCCTCGGCATCCTCTGTG GTGCTGTAGGATATCTTGGCTCTAACTTGTTTGTTAGAAGGATTTACAGAAATATCAAGTGTGATTAA